ATGCAAACATAATCATTCGATATTTTTCAGGTATAAATGTTGAAATGTCAAATAATGGACCAGCTATGACCTTCATCAGTACGCATAAGACGTATGGAAATGCTGTGGCGTAACCTGTCTCAGTGATGTCAAAACCGAGCGCCTAAATCTTCACAAGTAACTTCCTAACGATTAATTGCATGCGTTAAGATACTCCACATACCATATTCATATAAGTAGGGCCAAATTGcaggaaaacgaagaaagcgGTGTTTCCACTGAATGCTGTCAGGAGCACGGCTTGCATACACCGATCGGTGCACATCTTTTTGTAAGGaactttctcctttttagTTTGTTCTTCTTTACCAAAAGTGATTGCGGATAACTCTTTTGGGCTTACCATCCTGAACAGGATGTTTAGTGTCCTTCTTCTTTACTACTAAGAATGGCTAGGAAAAGCGCGTAGGCATTCTAACGTATTAATAAACATTCTAGACAGGAGTTGAAAGTAACCGACCGTCACATTTTCAACATGTCAAACGAACCCAGATTATGCACAGATTACCTTGATAAAGAGGATAAACACTGCCCACAAGTTTCAATagtttctggatatttttgcTAGATGCTAACACCGGAAGAACGTATGCTGACCTGTGGTTTTTTGGGTTATCTtcatagaatagaaaaaatgttgtCGAAAAGAGCACTCCAGCTGCACCAAGAGTATAATAGAGGTATCTCCAACCAAGTGCAGATTCGCAGAATGCGCTGGCAAGCGGCATAGATATAACAGAAGAAAGCTAAAAGTCATCTATCTTGCTTCGGTTTAGAAGAGGGAATTTTACCAGAAGGATAGGAATCAGGGGAACGCGGATTTCTAGAGTTTAGGGGTTTTTACTCTACACACTTGGTCAGTTGAAGAGGAAAGATACAGATAGGAAAAGCCTCGCACAAACGTCCGAAGATAAACGCCAAGGAAGAACATCTAGGAGTTATAATCTCCCATCCTTCTCTAACTTTAGCTAAGAGGTTAGTGACCTTAAAAGAACGAACGCTATTAAGCAAAGTGGAGAAGTAATCCGGTCCAGAATGTTTCCTAGACCTTAATCTGCTGACGCTGTgccttaaattttttttttccttcaagtaGAAACAAAATGTTACTAAGTGAAAGCTGACCAAATGGAAAACTATCTCGCACTGAGAATGTGGGGCAGACTTTTGAACCTTAGCGGGTGACCACCTCAGAATTCTGCACGATTTTCAACTCTTCTCAGACCGATACAAGTCTTAGTGGTGGTATTAGCAGTTGTATAAGTAATAGGAGAACGAattttaatcatttaaaaCTTGATTTCTATAATCAGGAAGTGAGTAAAGGCTGAAAGAATCACCTGTGGGCTGCATGACAAAATGGCGATATATGTCCCAGATTCGCGAAGCACAGACCAGTGGGACGTTATTGATCCTACAGTAACGAAAGCCACCGCCATAGCGAAACCCTAGGAAAGTCATTTATTACAGTCAAGAAACTGCTATTAAGGTTAGGACAGTCCAATTTAATACGTACCTGCAGTACTCTGGCAAGTGCAACAAAAAAGTGACCAAGTTCAACTGCTAACGGAATGGAAAGAGTTGCAAATGCAGCAACAAGACCATAGAAGGTGTACGTGTATCTGATgcaatttgttgaaaattatgaaaactcTTTGAAGGCTGCATTTGCGGGAGTTTTCGAATTTGGAGTCTTTCCACCAGTATGTAGGAGCCCGAAAACGGTTTTATAAACGTAAACGTAAGGTCAACACCCGCGACCAACGAAACCAGGAATTTGAGGTATCAGAAGCACACAGAACAAATAATCCGCACGCCGCTTACGAAAATATGGAAGTGACTTCCGCACCAATGcaaaatgcgaaaaattcCGGCGAACTCTGTTCAGTGGCTGAAGTGCTAACAGGTTGCAATCGGATGGATTACACATTATGCGGTAGGACTATGGATCCTAAATGCTCCTGATCTGTTAAAAAGACCCCAATctcgaaaatttctgcaaactcagcctttaagtgattttttctgtaatttcaaATCTACTTTCGATTCCACTGCTTGGCCACACACATGGCCGACATTGCACAGGAACTATGTCTGAACAAAGCGCCCTTCTGTGAACGATTCCgagaaaacaatgaatttcAACCACACAGCGAAAAATAACATCGGAAATTGATCTTTTTCGtgattattacaaaaaaagtaaagaagggGAGATTCCGGCGCATTTATTGTGGACGCAACAGAAACTGGAGGTTTTGAATTGCAGTTTCCGATGAACCAGGCTCTCCTTTTGCAATGAAGATATTCCgcatcttttcattcttttagcATTAAGGAGTTCCCTAAAAAA
This window of the Necator americanus strain Aroian chromosome III, whole genome shotgun sequence genome carries:
- a CDS encoding hypothetical protein (NECATOR_CHRIII.G9773.T2), whose protein sequence is MQDVVTSQTTNGTENSHWLNDPKRKNVLFSVVAVGQLIGTIPIVPVMQKIGLRYTYTFYGLVAAFATLSIPLAVELGHFFVALARVLQGFAMAVAFVTVGSITSHWSVLRESGTYIAILSCSPQLSSVISMPLASAFCESALGWRYLYYTLGAAGVLFSTTFFLFYEDNPKNHRMVSPKELSAITFGKEEQTKKEKVPYKKMCTDRCMQAVLLTAFSGNTAFFVFLQFGPTYMNMALGFDITETGYATAFPYVLCVLMKVIAGPLFDISTFIPEKYRMIMFASISQGAMAVCFCVLSQTESKLMAQAAYSGAVAFSGLNAVGSIKCAQVVARQHVHFVMVCITITGCFISFILPGIVAILCPHNTVDEWSRLFLGISVFVVLVNIPFLFLASSEPAPWTKSTPSYKLNMEQGFKSTAKADKSSSLPTLMPKI